One Coregonus clupeaformis isolate EN_2021a chromosome 36, ASM2061545v1, whole genome shotgun sequence genomic window, TTGTGAGAGTATTCTAACTCTTGCATAGTCACGTCCCACAAGAAAATAACACGTGTGGTAAAATGGGTGCCACGTGGCTTAGTTTGAGGCGTCTTATGGTGAATTGTATTGAATTTAGCTAGTGAAGTCTTTCCCTCACGTGTAGTTGAGCAAGAGGAGTTAGGCTACATGTCTTCTTGGCATGAGTTTGTACTTTTGGTTCTGTTCCATTGGTTCCCATAGGGACTGAATCAAGTATTTGACATATGCGCCTGTAACCATAAACTTCCTAGCGTGAGGGTATAGAGTATCATACATAGTATTGACATGTTGCTTACTTCATATGAGTAATGGAGATATTGCAAAGTATTGAAAATAGTATTGCAAATTGCATCACTGCAGAATGTACATTATAGGAATTACAGTCACTGTCCGGCATGTGTAGTAATGGTACTTCTTAAGGTACAgatttaggatcttaatttgagccagttcgcTACAACAGGACTATAATTCTGCAGCAAGaggaaatgtggattataattcatggacatttttatagggattgatacatttttttgtaagggaaattGAAGTCAGAAATTTCAAATGCAGGAcatttctcctgcaacagggtgatcaaattaagatcctacatctgtagtatcAAATTATCTAAAAAgagattataatataatataatatgccatttagcagatgcttttatccaaagcgacttacagtcatgcgtgcatacattttttttttgtgtatgggtggtcccggggatcgaacccactaccttagcgtaaTTGTAGGGCACAGTTGAAGTAAGTAAACCTGCTCTGCAAGTAACCATCCATGGTTCTCTTTTCTTTTCTAGTCTCGAAGTGTGGACAAGCAGCATGCCGTCATCAACTACAACCCTGCTACCGATGAGCACCTGGTCAAAGACCTAGGCAGCCTCAATGGAGTGAGTACccaggggagggaggggtagagaggaaggTACAAGCTAAAATACTTTCAATAGAAAGTTAAACTGTGTTTGGTACAAGGACTCCCCttactacacacagagacagaaagagataaAAAGGCCCTAGATGTTTCAGTATTCTATTAAGTAGTTCTAAGCCTAGCATAGTAGATAACCAGCTTAAGCAAGCACGTAATGGCACTTATCTCTTTTACATGGGTGTGTTAATGCTAGCTAAAAGAAGCAGGGAATTATGAGTAGGCTACTGTGCAGTGACAATGTAAATGCTGTGTCTTTACTTGCTATAATTAAGCAAAAATGcttgagggggtgtggtatattggccattataaactgggtcgttcgagccctgaatgctgattggctgaaagccgtggtacagtatatcagaccatataccacgtgTATGACCCCAATTCTTTTTTTACTGTTTTAATTAAATTGGTAACCAGTCttggtttgtggtatatggccaatataacacggctaatggctgtatccaggcactccgcgttgtgtcAGGCttcagaacagcccttagccgtggtatattggacatataccacaccccttcgtgccttattgcttaaatataccacggctaagggctgttcttaggcacaacaccttactgctattataaactggttaccagcaTAAATATACGTATTTTTgcgtcatacccatggtatattgTCTGATAATCACATGGCTGAAATggtgtttcagccaatcagcatccaggacccaaactacccAGTTCATAATGACATATACAACATGACAACTGTGGCCCAAAAGTGCTGCTGAGTCCATTTTACTGAATAGTCAAGGAACTATTTTCCTTTTAAATTGTAAAGGCCTCCAGATAGTGCTGTGAGATGGGAAATCGTTGGGTCGGAGCGGGAGACTAGCTGTTAAATAtttaacagaactgtttgttgtGCTGCTGATGCAGACTTCCCTCAGTAGTAGGCGGGCAACATGGAAACATTCCAAGTAGCTTTCACTAGACTAGATCGATCATGTCAAATCAGCACTGCGCTACCATTAGGCTAAGGACTTGTATCTAAGGGCCTTTATCTCTGCATCGTTACATCTCTAGCAAACATCTCCTGTTTGCATCTGGGTTGTTTTGTCTTCATTTGTGGTCCAGTGGGCAGTGCCACTAGTTTACCCTGGCCTTAACCATACAGTTACTCTTCTGTACCGGACTGAAATACCACTGAAATTCTTGTGTTGAAGGTGGATGAGTGGTGCACAGTGTCTATCCCAGGACCTCATGGAGACTCATGTTACATGTCATCCTTCAATAACTCCTGTTTACAGTAACCAACCATGTTGTGTTCCCCTCTAGACCTTTGTGAATGACCTGAGGATCCCAGATCAGACCTACATCACCCTAAAGCTGTCTGATGTCATTCGCTTCGGATATGATATCCTTTTTCTCACTCATGTCATAAATGCATAATTCTTGTGCCATATATGCATAATATATGAATATCGGCTTTGGAATTTGATTGAAATGCTTGTCTGTGATGTGGTTGGCTATTGCCTTAACCTAGTATTTACATTCCCATGTGTACATCCTGGAGAAGAGCCAACACAAGGTCCCAGAGGAGGCACTCAAGGTCAGCTTTCTATGCTAATAGATTATATTAAACACTACACCCTAACCTGGACTAGCTTTTCAGACAGTTCTGGTTTACCATCGCTTCATTTAGCTAGATCTTTCTTGGGCAACTTGAGTGTGTTCTTTTTGTGAGTTGTTGCACCTCCTGCTGTTCCAGCATGAGAAGTACACCAGCCAGCTGCAGATGGGTCTGAAAGCCTCAGAAGGGAAGAGGGCTGAGCACCTGGATGACAAGTCCAAGctagagaagacagacaggaaatctCTGTCTCAAGGTAAGCGTTAGCGAAGGCTTCAAACCTGTTTAAATGCTCTTCCACCATATATTCCCACagtagttttttttttctctcatcaaacAAAGCTCATTGGTAAGGGGTCTACACGTAGTGCTCATATTGATAGACCTGTTTGGATAACTACATTATTTGGTATAAGCTTTGAGCTCATGACAACTCAGGGAATTGGGACATCATGGTTGCTCTCTCTTCATTTATTTCACTGCTTAATCCTTAAAATTGTGTCAATCTAAtgaacataatacaaaaatccccatcgaaatcagtcagtttaagctagagatatctgttttttggcTGCGTcccaatccactgcatccgcctatGTTGCCCTTCCGCATCTGAGGTGGAGGGAcatggtgtatttatttaatgATACAAACACAGCTGTTTAACTTGGCTGAATATCCTAGATCATTCTGATTTTATCAACTGTGACTCACTAATACCTGGAATGGTATGGTGTGTTAGGATGATGAGGATTTGAACTTTGCTCTGCTCCTCTAAAGAAAAAGCAAACGTCCATGTCCCTTGACCGTGATGTCAGCATCAGCTCATCCTATTTCCGTCAGAACAtgttccccctccccctcttttcatccctccatcccgctCTCTGCCTCCCTCACCCTCTTCGGCGGCTGCATGTGGTCACATCCAGTCTCCATGGTGACGGCGACCGCACCCGTAGTCACAGTTCAGCTCAGCACCGATGGCCAGCTTGATTTTAGCTCTGTGTAATTCACACTGGCATCCCCCCCTGTCAAGTGCTCTGCCAGAGGGTTCATGTAATCCTTACGCCATAAACAGGTCATGATCAACTATCTATCGACTAAAGGTGCTGATGCAAAAGCTTTTATAGGCTGCTTGTGTTGTGACCTCTCTGGCTGATGAGTCCCTTGCCCTGTGAGGCTTTGATGATATAAGTATAAGCTAGTGGAAAACAACTGAATCCACACTCAAATCAACACAGAGTTATTCTCCTCAACACTGCAACCTTTGCAGTAAAAACCTTGAAAGAACGCTGCCTCAAGATCCACTGGATGTGTTGGACACATTGGATGAAATACTATGTCATAAATAACAAGCTTTATGTATGTCTGATTTGATGTATTCTAGTGGGGTAGAGACAAACCTTTAAACTCCCAGTGGACCAATAGTAGATGATGACTGCTGCAAAGAAATGACTCCTCTCTCCtttggctctctgtgtgtgtgtgcgcgtgggtGCATGGTGCGTGTTCAGAGACTCCAACCTCCCGGCCCACTCCATTGTATGGCCAGCCCTCGTGGTGGGGGGAGGAGGATGCGGCCAGCAAAGGACAGCAGAGTGAGGGACTCAGGCCAGAGGAGGGTCACCCAGGTCAGTGAATCCTCGATTCATACTATTTTCATTTTATTACATTTCATGTTAAAATGTTTGCATTTCCTTTTTAAAgaatataaataaacaaaaaatgGTTTGTGCTTGTCTTTTAATTTGCTTGTGTAGCCTAATTGGTGCTTTGACACCTATCCATTTGCAGAGATTCCAAAAGAAGGTTCAGCGTTAGATTCAGAGGTGAATGGCTCCCTGTTAGAGTACAGGGACGCTCAGGGCAAGTCCATCTTCCCCTATCATCGGGAGCCCAGCTACTTTGAGATCCCTACCAAGGATTTCCAGCTGCATCCCAAGTCCCCGGGGGCAGAGCTCCATGAGATCCCCACCAAGGACACGGACACGCCCCTTGCCCCTCCCCACCCCACCTCGCCCACTCCCCCCGTGGTGCAGAGCCACGCCTCCTTCACCATAGAGTTTGATGACTGCACCCCAGGCAAGATCAAGATCAAGGACCACGTGACCAAGTTCTCCTCGCGCCAGAGGAAACAGCAGCAGCAGGCCACCACGCCCACTGAGGTGATGTCAGCCGAGTGCAAGGTGGCAGATTGGTTGGTGCACAGTGATGTCAGAATGATGAGGAGGCGTCCCACGTGTGAGGATGTTTACAGTGTCAAGAGTGACCAGGCCGTCAACATCAAGAGCCTCAAAGGTAAGAGAGTGGTACTTTCAAATAGAAACGTTCATAGAAATCTATAAGGTCTTGGGAGGTATGGGAAGGGGCTGTTTATGTGTTTTCTGTCCCTCATTTGTGGTTTGAATTTATCTGTTTCTAGGACACCACCATGACGATGGGACCCAGAGTGATTCTGAGGACCCGGTTTTAGGGAAAGGGAAGCGAAGCAAGTCACACCACCGGATCCAGTCGCAACATTCAATCCAGTCTGCGctttcccagtcagagctgtcAGAACTGTCACAACAGACTGTGCTGTCATACCAATTAGTCCAGTCACACCAGACACAGCAGACAGTCCAGTCGCACCATTCGATTCAGTCCAACCAGTCAGTGCCGTCACACCAGTCAGTCCAGCCACACCAGACAGACCAGTCAGTTCCGTCGCAGCAGTCAGTTCCGTCACAAAGGTTACTCCAGCCTCAGTTTTCTCCGCCCAAACTGACCGCAGTCTCTCCTGTGGCCCCCGAGAGGCCCCTGTCTGAAAGCCCTCCTGAGGCTCGCTCCCCCACCATGGGCCCCTCTAAGCCCGACCCCCAGGAGCCCCTCAGCCAGCAAGCATTCATCATAGAGTTCTTTGACGACAACCCCCGCAAAAAACGCTCACAGTCCTTCACAGCCAACCCCGCCCATGCAGATTCTTACTCCGCCCTCAAGTCCAAGCTTGAGCGGCGGAAGGGCGGGGAGAGGCCAAACTCCATGCACGGACACATCCCCCCCACCCAGCAGGTGACTGTTCCTCTGAGGGGCCAGGGCCACGGCGGGCCCCAGAGGTCTAGCACCCTGAagagggagaagacagaggagccCCTGAGTGGAGGCAgtgcctcctcttcctctgcctcCGGTTCTGGGCCTTCCTCTCGCGCCTCCTCTGGCATCACCATCAAGCCCTTTGGCAGTGTGGGGAAGAAGTCCAAGATGGCCAAGGAGTTTACAGCAGAGTTCCTGATGATGAAGGATGCAGGCCATAGAGCCTTGTCCCCCACCAGAGATAAGACGTCTCCTCCCATGTCCGCTCCCCCGGTGATGATGATGTCACCCTCTCACACCCGCATTCCGTCTCCCTTAGTCCCCCCTTCATCTGTTTCCTATCCCTCCACCCCCTTGCAACCCTCTGCACCGCATTCCTACTCTCCAACTCCTGCCCCTCATTCCCCAGTCCTAGCCCTCTCCCACCCCCCCTCCCACAGCCCTGTCCAGACTGCCTCCCCAGTCTGCTCAGCCGTCCCCTCCATGCCCCCTCTAATGCCCCTGGGTCTGGGGGTGTGTGGGGTGGACCCTAAAGCCTCCAGGGTGGTGAGGAACGAGGAAGAGGACAGTCTGAGTGATGCCGGCACATACACCATCGAAACAGAGTCCCAGGACAAAGAGGTGGAGGAGGCACGCAACATGATCGACCAGGTGAGAAGGTAGCAGCCAGAGGTTCACCTTACTCATTCTCCATTTTTAAAGTCTGCCAACACCATGACTTCTTAGGGGGGATGGTGGACCTTTTCACATGCTGCGTGTAATTATTGTACTGTATCTTTTCAACTGTTTGGATTCTGACGTTAAATGCTACGATTCTTACAAGTGGTATAGTTCTAGAATAAACAATATAATACCTTAATAAGAATACCTTGAGGGACGCATGCTTAGAACTTCCTCCCCCTACCCAGTACACCCTTCcaccccttccttccttcttccCCTTGCAAAGTCCCATTGTCCCTTCTCTTCTCCTACCTACCTCATGCATGCTCTGTCCCTCCCTGACAGGTGTTTGGTGTCCTCGACTCACCAGAGTACAGTGATGCCGGAGTGTATAGACCCATCATTAATGATGGCAAGGACGAGCTGGCAATGCTCCGGCCTAGCGACGGTAGCACTGTGGATCAAATGAAAGCAGTGTCTATGCATGGCTTTAACCCAGCTGCTCTCAGTGGGGCCCCCTCAGGCCCCTTCCAGGTAACCTCACCATCCTACGCTACGGGAGAAATAAGGGACCTAAAACGTTTGCATGTTCCACCTCAAACCTATGCATGGTTATCATTTGTCCTTCCTTGATACTCCCTTTGGCTTCTACAGTGCCTCTTTAAAATGTAAGGATTGTTCTTGGAAGGAGATTATAATTATGTTTATCCTCTGTATCTAACCCCTCATAGTTTCCTCCACTGTTTCAGGTGCCGTCTGCTAACACTGCAGCACAGGAGGAGGGGCCTAAGTGGGTTTCTCGCTGGGCTGGTCTGGCAGACAGCTATGCAGAACCAGGCTCTACTCCACCTCAAGGGGaatttgcagagggaggtgagtCATCTGCACCCACTGACCGCTCTGCTCAGAACTTATGTGAGCAAACTGAAAAAAGCCTGAATTAAAATATGTTTCTCTTTCCTAGATTTGCGATTGATGAGTCGGTTGATGCCTAGCCACAGCGTGGATAACTCTGAGTCAGATGGGAGCCAGAGTTGTAGGATCAGGAGACTGCTTCCCCAGGTTCCccctggagacagagagaagccAGAAAGCCCCACCCCCAGCATCCTGATCCGCCACGAACCCCCCTACCCAGGCCCAGAAACCCCCCTGGAGAGGAGTAATGGTACGCCCCGGCATCAGGACACCACCCAGAGGCTGTGTGTCCAGGACGATGTAGACCCAGACAGCCTGAGTGATGCCAGCCGCTCTGACGATGGCTCTGTACTGGAGAGGACCAGGAAGAGCCAGGGGAGGAAGAGTGGCGCTACCTCGCCCGGGGACACTGGACCTCACTATAGGGGTCAAGATAAGCTGTCTCCGACTCAGTCTACCAAGTCCACCTCCTTTTACATTGGTTCTGAGGAATGTAGCTTAAGCAAGCCGGACCTGGCCCGAAGCCCTTTTCTGTCTCAGGGGCTTGAGAGGGGGCGAGAAGCCCCTGCCAAAACCTCCCCCACCACCGTCCTCATTAGGCACCTGAGCAGCCATGAGCCCCGGAGGTCAGGCGTCAAGCCAAACAACTCCGCTCCAAACCTCCACTCCCAGCAGGACAAGGAGTCTAAAGACGCTCTAGGGACTTCCTCATTCGTCAGGCAGGAAAGCTTCACCAAGGAGCGACCCAGTGACGACGTCCAGATCAAGAGGCTCCCCCACATCTCCAGTCACCCCACCCTGAGGGACATGGAGCAGAGGAGTGAGACGGCCCAGGACCCACAGCCCTTCCTCAGGGAAACCGCAGACGCTGCTCTCTCCTCCCTGGAGGTCAAGTTACCCTCCTCAGGCTCCGGACACAGTTCTAAGAGAGGAGGCTCCTCCAGTCACGTGGATGACTCTCTGTCTGGGGAATCAGATGTGGATACAGCCAGCACCGTCAGTCTCGTCAGCAACAAGAACACCCCCGTCACCACAGGCCTCAAGAAGAGGACGGCCGCCAGGTcctcctccagtacgtctgtccAGGAGAAGGGCCACCGCCAGCCCACGGCCCGCGAGCGCCTGTCAGAAAAACGCCGCAGCCACGCAGCTGCCGGTGATAACTCCAGCAGCAAGGCCGAGCAGGCCAAGCGCTTCCAGATGCGGCGCAGCACGGGGAACCGCGGTTCACTGGACCTATTAGGGGACCAGCAGGGTTCTAGCCAGCACTGGCCTGACACGGCATCTGACCATGAGACCGGCTCCCGACCCGCCAGCTGCAATAAGAAGCTCATAGCTCCCCTACAGAAAGAGGACAATGGGAAGACCCCCAAGAGTGCAGCACAGCAGGCACTGATCCGCTCCAACAGCCTGTCAGCACCACGGCCCACCAGAGCATCCATGCTGCGCAGGGCACGCCTGGGAGAGAACTCTGACAATGATGGTACTGAGACTGACCGGGGATCCCAGAACTCAGACCACATCGGTGCTCCCTCCA contains:
- the LOC121552115 gene encoding centrosomal protein of 170 kDa protein B isoform X4, producing MSVTSWFLVSSSGTRHRLPREMIFVGREDCELMLQSRSVDKQHAVINYNPATDEHLVKDLGSLNGTFVNDLRIPDQTYITLKLSDVIRFGYDSHVYILEKSQHKVPEEALKHEKYTSQLQMGLKASEGKRAEHLDDKSKLEKTDRKSLSQETPTSRPTPLYGQPSWWGEEDAASKGQQSEGLRPEEGHPEIPKEGSALDSEVNGSLLEYRDAQGKSIFPYHREPSYFEIPTKDFQLHPKSPGAELHEIPTKDTDTPLAPPHPTSPTPPVVQSHASFTIEFDDCTPGKIKIKDHVTKFSSRQRKQQQQATTPTEVMSAECKVADWLVHSDVRMMRRRPTCEDVYSVKSDQAVNIKSLKGHHHDDGTQSDSEDPVLGKGKRSKSHHRIQSQHSIQSALSQSELSELSQQTVLSYQLVQSHQTQQTVQSHHSIQSNQSVPSHQSVQPHQTDQSVPSQQSVPSQRLLQPQFSPPKLTAVSPVAPERPLSESPPEARSPTMGPSKPDPQEPLSQQAFIIEFFDDNPRKKRSQSFTANPAHADSYSALKSKLERRKGGERPNSMHGHIPPTQQVTVPLRGQGHGGPQRSSTLKREKTEEPLSGGSASSSSASGSGPSSRASSGITIKPFGSVGKKSKMAKEFTAEFLMMKDAGHRALSPTRDKTSPPMSAPPVMMMSPSHTRIPSPLVPPSSVSYPSTPLQPSAPHSYSPTPAPHSPVLALSHPPSHSPVQTASPVCSAVPSMPPLMPLGLGVCGVDPKASRVVRNEEEDSLSDAGTYTIETESQDKEVEEARNMIDQVFGVLDSPEYSDAGVYRPIINDGKDELAMLRPSDGSTVDQMKAVSMHGFNPAALSGAPSGPFQFPPLFQVPSANTAAQEEGPKWVSRWAGLADSYAEPGSTPPQGEFAEGDLRLMSRLMPSHSVDNSESDGSQSCRIRRLLPQVPPGDREKPESPTPSILIRHEPPYPGPETPLERSNGTPRHQDTTQRLCVQDDVDPDSLSDASRSDDGSVLERTRKSQGRKSGATSPGDTGPHYRGQDKLSPTQSTKSTSFYIGSEECSLSKPDLARSPFLSQGLERGREAPAKTSPTTVLIRHLSSHEPRRSGVKPNNSAPNLHSQQDKESKDALGTSSFVRQESFTKERPSDDVQIKRLPHISSHPTLRDMEQRSETAQDPQPFLRETADAALSSLEVKLPSSGSGHSSKRGGSSSHVDDSLSGESDVDTASTVSLVSNKNTPVTTGLKKRTAARSSSSTSVQEKGHRQPTARERLSEKRRSHAAAGDNSSSKAEQAKRFQMRRSTGNRGSLDLLGDQQGSSQHWPDTASDHETGSRPASCNKKLIAPLQKEDNGKTPKSAAQQALIRSNSLSAPRPTRASMLRRARLGENSDNDGTETDRGSQNSDHIGAPSKVSADGKKLLSRLDILAMPRKRAGSFTTPSDNESSITTPTTRPGFSNRSAESTGPVRKTSVGEAGAKQGAKRGAGAPGKQPLTRTRSSGAKYSSTTSSRRRQKGSDYTSTSEEEYEASSGTPKHKRSSHTSAATQTPRAQKEKAAAAAVARSKSGSLETEEDEVQNEDDHYQNWTTHSAEIAKLSQDLAKDLAILAREIHDVAGDGDSQSSSGMGTNPSPSSAPNTPGPASTIPISSREEVILDNLMLNPVSQLSQAIRENTEQLAEKMKVLFHNKTEAWEEIEAKINAENEVPILKTSNKEISSILNELRRVQKQLEMINSIVEPGGAGSGNPKVAAVAAAASGGQATKSPSRQKKSPSKPAGPGDRQRGAGPSTSPTTSKPNPNESTKRTTRSPKGANFMA
- the LOC121552115 gene encoding centrosomal protein of 170 kDa protein B isoform X2 translates to MSVTSWFLVSSSGTRHRLPREMIFVGREDCELMLQSRSVDKQHAVINYNPATDEHLVKDLGSLNGTFVNDLRIPDQTYITLKLSDVIRFGYDSHVYILEKSQHKVPEEALKHEKYTSQLQMGLKASEGKRAEHLDDKSKLEKTDRKSLSQETPTSRPTPLYGQPSWWGEEDAASKGQQSEGLRPEEGHPEIPKEGSALDSEVNGSLLEYRDAQGKSIFPYHREPSYFEIPTKDFQLHPKSPGAELHEIPTKDTDTPLAPPHPTSPTPPVVQSHASFTIEFDDCTPGKIKIKDHVTKFSSRQRKQQQQATTPTEVMSAECKVADWLVHSDVRMMRRRPTCEDVYSVKSDQAVNIKSLKGHHHDDGTQSDSEDPVLGKGKRSKSHHRIQSQHSIQSALSQSELSELSQQTVLSYQLVQSHQTQQTVQSHHSIQSNQSVPSHQSVQPHQTDQSVPSQQSVPSQRLLQPQFSPPKLTAVSPVAPERPLSESPPEARSPTMGPSKPDPQEPLSQQAFIIEFFDDNPRKKRSQSFTANPAHADSYSALKSKLERRKGGERPNSMHGHIPPTQQVTVPLRGQGHGGPQRSSTLKREKTEEPLSGGSASSSSASGSGPSSRASSGITIKPFGSVGKKSKMAKEFTAEFLMMKDAGHRALSPTRDKTSPPMSAPPVMMMSPSHTRIPSPLVPPSSVSYPSTPLQPSAPHSYSPTPAPHSPVLALSHPPSHSPVQTASPVCSAVPSMPPLMPLGLGVCGVDPKASRVVRNEEEDSLSDAGTYTIETESQDKEVEEARNMIDQVFGVLDSPEYSDAGVYRPIINDGKDELAMLRPSDGSTVDQMKAVSMHGFNPAALSGAPSGPFQVPSANTAAQEEGPKWVSRWAGLADSYAEPGSTPPQGEFAEGDLRLMSRLMPSHSVDNSESDGSQSCRIRRLLPQVPPGDREKPESPTPSILIRHEPPYPGPETPLERSNGTPRHQDTTQRLCVQDDVDPDSLSDASRSDDGSVLERTRKSQGRKSGATSPGDTGPHYRGQDKLSPTQSTKSTSFYIGSEECSLSKPDLARSPFLSQGLERGREAPAKTSPTTVLIRHLSSHEPRRSGVKPNNSAPNLHSQQDKESKDALGTSSFVRQESFTKERPSDDVQIKRLPHISSHPTLRDMEQRSETAQDPQPFLRETADAALSSLEVKLPSSGSGHSSKRGGSSSHVDDSLSGESDVDTASTVSLVSNKNTPVTTGLKKRTAARSSSSTSVQEKGHRQPTARERLSEKRRSHAAAGDNSSSKAEQAKRFQMRRSTGNRGSLDLLGDQQGSSQHWPDTASDHETGSRPASCNKKLIAPLQKEDNGKTPKSAAQQALIRSNSLSAPRPTRASMLRRARLGENSDNDGTETDRGSQNSDHIGAPSKVSADGKKLLSRLDILAMPRKRAGSFTTPSDNESSITTPTTRPGFSNRSAESTGPVRKTSVGEAGAKQGAKRGAGAPGKQPLTRTRSSGAKYSSTTSSRRRQKGSDYTSTSEEEYEASSGTPKHKRSSHTSAATQTPRAQKEKAAAAAVARSKSGSLETEEDEVQNEDDHYQNWTTHSAEIAKLSQDLAKDLAILAREIHDVAGDGDSQSSSGMGTNPSPSSAPNTPGPASTIPISSREERPCTCLRVVLPSQLVQHIPEASLNYQKVLLSPGSAAVMDMDPNMNDQDPSSKPRWNREEVILDNLMLNPVSQLSQAIRENTEQLAEKMKVLFHNKTEAWEEIEAKINAENEVPILKTSNKEISSILNELRRVQKQLEMINSIVEPGGAGSGNPKVAAVAAAASGGQATKSPSRQKKSPSKPAGPGDRQRGAGPSTSPTTSKPNPNESTKRTTRSPKGANFMA
- the LOC121552115 gene encoding centrosomal protein of 170 kDa protein B isoform X5 → MSVTSWFLVSSSGTRHRLPREMIFVGREDCELMLQSRSVDKQHAVINYNPATDEHLVKDLGSLNGTFVNDLRIPDQTYITLKLSDVIRFGYDSHVYILEKSQHKVPEEALKHEKYTSQLQMGLKASEGKRAEHLDDKSKLEKTDRKSLSQETPTSRPTPLYGQPSWWGEEDAASKGQQSEGLRPEEGHPEIPKEGSALDSEVNGSLLEYRDAQGKSIFPYHREPSYFEIPTKDFQLHPKSPGAELHEIPTKDTDTPLAPPHPTSPTPPVVQSHASFTIEFDDCTPGKIKIKDHVTKFSSRQRKQQQQATTPTEVMSAECKVADWLVHSDVRMMRRRPTCEDVYSVKSDQAVNIKSLKGHHHDDGTQSDSEDPVLGKGKRSKSHHRIQSQHSIQSALSQSELSELSQQTVLSYQLVQSHQTQQTVQSHHSIQSNQSVPSHQSVQPHQTDQSVPSQQSVPSQRLLQPQFSPPKLTAVSPVAPERPLSESPPEARSPTMGPSKPDPQEPLSQQAFIIEFFDDNPRKKRSQSFTANPAHADSYSALKSKLERRKGGERPNSMHGHIPPTQQVTVPLRGQGHGGPQRSSTLKREKTEEPLSGGSASSSSASGSGPSSRASSGITIKPFGSVGKKSKMAKEFTAEFLMMKDAGHRALSPTRDKTSPPMSAPPVMMMSPSHTRIPSPLVPPSSVSYPSTPLQPSAPHSYSPTPAPHSPVLALSHPPSHSPVQTASPVCSAVPSMPPLMPLGLGVCGVDPKASRVVRNEEEDSLSDAGTYTIETESQDKEVEEARNMIDQVPSANTAAQEEGPKWVSRWAGLADSYAEPGSTPPQGEFAEGDLRLMSRLMPSHSVDNSESDGSQSCRIRRLLPQVPPGDREKPESPTPSILIRHEPPYPGPETPLERSNGTPRHQDTTQRLCVQDDVDPDSLSDASRSDDGSVLERTRKSQGRKSGATSPGDTGPHYRGQDKLSPTQSTKSTSFYIGSEECSLSKPDLARSPFLSQGLERGREAPAKTSPTTVLIRHLSSHEPRRSGVKPNNSAPNLHSQQDKESKDALGTSSFVRQESFTKERPSDDVQIKRLPHISSHPTLRDMEQRSETAQDPQPFLRETADAALSSLEVKLPSSGSGHSSKRGGSSSHVDDSLSGESDVDTASTVSLVSNKNTPVTTGLKKRTAARSSSSTSVQEKGHRQPTARERLSEKRRSHAAAGDNSSSKAEQAKRFQMRRSTGNRGSLDLLGDQQGSSQHWPDTASDHETGSRPASCNKKLIAPLQKEDNGKTPKSAAQQALIRSNSLSAPRPTRASMLRRARLGENSDNDGTETDRGSQNSDHIGAPSKVSADGKKLLSRLDILAMPRKRAGSFTTPSDNESSITTPTTRPGFSNRSAESTGPVRKTSVGEAGAKQGAKRGAGAPGKQPLTRTRSSGAKYSSTTSSRRRQKGSDYTSTSEEEYEASSGTPKHKRSSHTSAATQTPRAQKEKAAAAAVARSKSGSLETEEDEVQNEDDHYQNWTTHSAEIAKLSQDLAKDLAILAREIHDVAGDGDSQSSSGMGTNPSPSSAPNTPGPASTIPISSREERPCTCLRVVLPSQLVQHIPEASLNYQKVLLSPGSAAVMDMDPNMNDQDPSSKPRWNREEVILDNLMLNPVSQLSQAIRENTEQLAEKMKVLFHNKTEAWEEIEAKINAENEVPILKTSNKEISSILNELRRVQKQLEMINSIVEPGGAGSGNPKVAAVAAAASGGQATKSPSRQKKSPSKPAGPGDRQRGAGPSTSPTTSKPNPNESTKRTTRSPKGANFMA